Proteins co-encoded in one Pseudoalteromonas marina genomic window:
- the gspJ gene encoding type II secretion system minor pseudopilin GspJ: MKQRGFTLLEVMVALGILAFVVISTHQILDSTTKAKDASDEKIAELNGLQTTFRLMDQDFSQMTKRAVRNESGDVQEYYLLAGRYVLESQYDGIAFVRDGWINPINLLPRSELQAVGYRVIDDNLERVYRVYVDQLDNMEPRVQQVLENVEELKFEFLDSDNKWQEQWEVKALPKAVAVTLQQIEAEPIRRVFLVPGQGSRSNG; the protein is encoded by the coding sequence GTGAAGCAGCGCGGATTTACATTGCTTGAAGTAATGGTTGCTTTGGGGATTTTAGCTTTTGTTGTTATTTCTACGCACCAAATACTAGACAGCACAACTAAAGCAAAAGACGCATCGGACGAAAAAATAGCGGAACTTAATGGCTTACAAACAACGTTTAGACTTATGGACCAAGACTTTAGCCAAATGACTAAACGTGCAGTTAGAAACGAGTCTGGTGACGTACAAGAATATTATTTATTAGCAGGGCGTTATGTGCTTGAAAGCCAATATGACGGCATTGCATTTGTAAGAGACGGTTGGATAAACCCAATAAATTTATTGCCTAGGTCAGAGCTGCAGGCTGTTGGATATAGGGTCATAGATGATAATCTTGAGCGTGTGTATCGCGTGTACGTTGATCAGCTTGATAATATGGAGCCACGTGTACAGCAGGTATTAGAAAACGTCGAAGAGCTTAAGTTTGAATTTTTAGACAGTGACAATAAGTGGCAAGAACAATGGGAAGTAAAAGCATTGCCTAAAGCGGTTGCGGTTACTTTACAACAAATAGAGGCCGAACCTATTCGTCGTGTATTTTTAGTTCCTGGGCAAGGAAGTAGAAGTAATGGGTAG
- the gspI gene encoding type II secretion system minor pseudopilin GspI, protein MTLSKGFTLLEVLVALSICAMAGIAAMQATGEHIHHLTTIEEQTYASWVAENVIIEQRVKGEQWQGKNNLRGSEVMGGVEWFWQQEVVPTADKSFVKLTINVFIDEKYEQSVYELSTYLNKGKK, encoded by the coding sequence ATGACATTAAGTAAAGGCTTTACCTTGTTAGAAGTACTTGTTGCTTTGAGTATTTGTGCAATGGCGGGTATTGCAGCAATGCAAGCCACAGGCGAGCATATTCATCACTTAACAACAATTGAAGAACAAACATATGCCTCATGGGTTGCTGAAAATGTCATTATTGAACAACGGGTAAAAGGCGAGCAATGGCAAGGTAAAAATAACTTACGTGGTAGTGAGGTTATGGGTGGTGTTGAATGGTTTTGGCAGCAAGAGGTTGTGCCCACTGCAGATAAAAGCTTTGTTAAATTAACCATAAATGTATTTATCGATGAAAAGTACGAACAGTCAGTCTATGAGCTTTCAACGTATTTAAATAAAGGTAAAAAGTAA
- a CDS encoding prepilin-type N-terminal cleavage/methylation domain-containing protein, translating into MNVGLQSMHKKKGFSLIEILVVLVVIAFTTKMVVYSLDGGAEDELDAQALRLHTTINMASEFAILNQVELGLLVEKNTLEYLVFDGGKWVTFDREELFKPIELEPRLKLTLNLEDLAWAQDNLLEQSNWRELMSGGEDDSLLELKKLKIPQVLILSSGEVSAFQLILELKDQSDPVYFIEGEFTAPVNLRREPE; encoded by the coding sequence ATGAACGTAGGTCTTCAATCAATGCACAAGAAAAAGGGTTTTAGCTTAATCGAGATTTTAGTTGTATTAGTGGTTATCGCTTTTACAACAAAAATGGTGGTATACAGCTTAGATGGCGGCGCTGAAGATGAGTTAGATGCTCAAGCGCTTAGGTTGCATACCACCATTAATATGGCGTCAGAATTTGCAATTTTAAATCAGGTAGAGCTTGGCTTACTCGTTGAAAAAAATACCCTAGAATACTTGGTATTTGATGGGGGAAAATGGGTAACCTTTGATAGGGAGGAGTTATTTAAACCCATAGAGTTGGAGCCACGACTAAAGCTTACCCTCAACTTAGAAGACCTTGCATGGGCTCAAGATAATCTACTTGAACAGTCTAATTGGCGAGAGCTTATGAGTGGTGGTGAAGACGATAGCTTACTCGAACTTAAAAAGCTTAAAATACCTCAAGTACTTATTTTATCGTCGGGCGAAGTAAGCGCATTTCAGTTAATTCTTGAGCTAAAAGATCAAAGTGACCCTGTTTACTTTATTGAGGGTGAATTTACAGCACCAGTAAATTTAAGAAGAGAGCCAGAGTAA
- the gspG gene encoding type II secretion system major pseudopilin GspG, with product MNKQSGFSLLEVMVVLVIIGMIMSIVAPNIMGQQEEAAIDKAHLDIQQLEDAMSLYKLKNKSYPSTEQGLEALVTKTSIEPVPKRFPDGGFISELPEDPWGNTYLLISPGEIGKFDIFSMGPDGEVGTDDDIGNWDEEKQ from the coding sequence GTGAACAAACAATCAGGTTTTTCTTTACTAGAAGTAATGGTGGTACTGGTTATCATCGGGATGATTATGTCTATTGTTGCGCCAAATATTATGGGCCAACAAGAAGAGGCCGCTATTGATAAAGCGCATTTAGATATTCAGCAGCTTGAAGATGCGATGAGCTTATACAAGCTTAAAAATAAAAGTTATCCAAGCACAGAGCAAGGTCTTGAAGCGTTAGTGACTAAAACGTCTATTGAACCTGTTCCTAAACGTTTTCCTGATGGCGGCTTTATCAGCGAATTACCAGAAGATCCATGGGGTAATACATACTTATTAATAAGCCCAGGTGAAATTGGTAAATTTGATATTTTCTCTATGGGACCAGACGGTGAAGTCGGTACCGACGACGACATTGGTAACTGGGATGAAGAAAAGCAGTAA
- the gspF gene encoding type II secretion system inner membrane protein GspF, translating to MAAFEYRALDGRGKEKKGILEADTAKQVRQLLRDKSLTPLEVVPAAQSDKQVKGEKAPLFGSLFKPSISTSELALITRQLATLIQSALPVEGAVMAVAEQCEKPRLKRMLMSVRSKVVEGYTLADGMSEFPHVFDDLYRSMVAAGEKSGHLDQVLNRLADYTEQRQHMRSQITQAMVYPTILVIFAIGIVSVLLGTVVPKILKTFEKTKQVLPWTTEWVMAGSHFVQNYWFISLLAITGIAIGIKYALKKPQVRFWWDDRVLHMPGIGKVARGINTARFARTLSILSSSSVPLLEGMRISGDVLVNEKIKKSVADAADRVSEGASLRAALQQTKLFPPMMLHMIASGEKSGELEQMLERAANNQDREFESMVNVSLKLLEPAMIASMAVIVLFIVMAILQPIMAMNKAVGL from the coding sequence ATGGCTGCGTTTGAATATCGGGCATTAGATGGCCGCGGCAAAGAAAAAAAAGGCATTTTAGAGGCCGACACCGCCAAGCAAGTTCGTCAGCTTCTGCGCGATAAAAGCCTAACCCCTTTAGAGGTTGTGCCTGCGGCTCAGAGTGATAAACAGGTAAAGGGTGAGAAAGCGCCTTTATTTGGTAGCCTTTTTAAACCAAGTATTTCTACATCTGAACTTGCGCTCATCACACGCCAGTTAGCAACGTTAATTCAGTCAGCATTACCAGTTGAGGGCGCGGTTATGGCGGTGGCTGAGCAGTGTGAAAAACCACGTTTAAAACGTATGTTAATGTCGGTTCGTTCAAAAGTTGTTGAAGGCTATACTCTTGCTGATGGTATGAGTGAGTTTCCCCATGTGTTTGACGACTTATATCGTTCAATGGTGGCTGCGGGTGAAAAGTCAGGGCATCTTGACCAAGTACTTAATCGCTTAGCCGATTACACCGAGCAGCGTCAGCATATGCGTAGTCAAATAACACAGGCTATGGTTTACCCAACTATTCTAGTTATTTTTGCCATTGGTATAGTGTCGGTTTTATTAGGTACTGTTGTTCCTAAAATACTAAAAACCTTTGAAAAAACTAAACAAGTATTACCTTGGACCACCGAGTGGGTAATGGCTGGGAGTCATTTTGTACAAAATTACTGGTTTATTAGCTTACTGGCTATCACTGGCATTGCGATTGGCATTAAGTATGCGTTAAAAAAACCACAAGTGCGCTTTTGGTGGGACGACCGTGTGCTGCATATGCCGGGTATTGGTAAGGTGGCGCGTGGTATTAATACCGCTCGCTTTGCTCGTACGTTAAGTATTTTATCTTCAAGCTCTGTACCACTACTTGAAGGAATGCGGATTTCTGGCGATGTACTCGTAAACGAAAAAATCAAGAAGTCGGTAGCCGACGCAGCTGACAGAGTAAGCGAAGGTGCAAGCCTTAGAGCGGCTTTGCAGCAAACTAAATTGTTCCCGCCGATGATGCTACATATGATCGCCAGTGGTGAAAAATCAGGTGAGCTAGAGCAAATGCTAGAGCGTGCAGCGAATAACCAGGACCGTGAATTTGAAAGCATGGTAAACGTATCGCTTAAGTTATTAGAGCCTGCAATGATTGCTTCTATGGCTGTTATCGTTTTATTTATTGTTATGGCCATTTTGCAGCCTATTATGGCAATGAACAAAGCAGTTGGGCTCTAA
- the gspE gene encoding type II secretion system ATPase GspE gives MTNAIQEINQDVVHPNTHSADEPLADDVLVELPAKRLPFSYARRAGVLLSEYQGQTTVYFRGELDLDVLLEVRRIAGHGFKLEQLDDDKFELLLESSYQRDSSETQQMMEDIGNEVDLFSLADELPQTEDLLAGDDDAPIIKLINAMLSEAIKEGASDIHIETFEQELVIRFRVDGVLKEVLKPNRKLASLLVSRIKVMAKLDIAEKRIPQDGRISLRIAGRAVDVRVSTMPSSFGERVVLRLLDKNNARLNLEDLGMTPKNRELFADLISKPHGIILVTGPTGSGKSTTLYAGMSQINSRDRNILTVEDPIEYEIPGIGQTQVNTKVDMTFARGLRAILRQDPDVVMVGEIRDLETAQIGVQASLTGHLVMSTLHTNTASGAITRMEDMGVEPFLLSSSLLGVLSQRLVRTLCNSCKEGHVADERECQLLGVPFESKPTIYRAIGCEECNFNGYKGRTGIHELLVVDETIREMIHNGKGEQSVEKYIRTHSPSIRQDGCSRVLAGKTTLEEVLRVTREEG, from the coding sequence ATGACTAATGCGATACAAGAGATAAACCAAGACGTGGTTCATCCCAATACGCATAGTGCAGATGAGCCCTTAGCTGATGACGTACTCGTTGAGTTACCAGCAAAACGTTTACCATTTTCGTACGCGCGACGTGCGGGTGTTTTGCTCAGTGAATATCAAGGTCAAACTACCGTGTACTTTCGTGGTGAGCTTGATTTAGATGTATTACTTGAAGTGCGCCGAATCGCAGGTCATGGCTTTAAATTAGAGCAGCTTGATGATGACAAGTTTGAATTGTTACTAGAGTCATCTTACCAACGTGATAGCTCTGAAACGCAGCAAATGATGGAAGATATTGGCAACGAAGTTGATCTGTTTTCTTTAGCTGATGAGCTCCCGCAAACTGAAGATTTATTAGCTGGTGATGACGATGCGCCCATTATAAAACTCATTAATGCGATGCTTAGCGAGGCCATTAAAGAGGGGGCGTCAGATATTCATATTGAAACGTTCGAGCAAGAGCTTGTTATTCGTTTCAGGGTTGATGGGGTTTTAAAAGAAGTACTAAAACCAAATCGTAAACTTGCCTCATTGCTTGTATCGCGTATTAAGGTAATGGCAAAACTCGATATAGCTGAAAAACGTATTCCGCAAGATGGTCGTATTAGCTTGCGTATTGCAGGACGTGCAGTAGACGTGCGTGTATCAACCATGCCGTCGAGCTTTGGTGAGCGAGTAGTATTACGTTTACTTGATAAGAACAATGCTCGCCTAAACCTAGAAGATTTAGGTATGACTCCAAAAAACCGTGAGTTGTTTGCTGACTTAATTAGTAAGCCGCACGGGATTATTTTGGTAACAGGACCAACGGGTTCTGGTAAAAGTACCACCTTGTATGCAGGTATGAGCCAAATAAATTCTCGCGATCGTAATATTCTGACTGTAGAAGATCCTATTGAGTACGAGATCCCAGGTATTGGTCAAACGCAAGTAAATACAAAAGTAGATATGACGTTTGCAAGAGGGTTACGTGCTATTTTGCGTCAAGATCCCGATGTGGTAATGGTGGGTGAAATACGTGATCTTGAAACTGCACAAATAGGGGTTCAAGCATCACTTACTGGTCACTTAGTTATGTCCACACTGCATACAAATACGGCATCTGGTGCTATTACTCGAATGGAAGACATGGGCGTTGAACCGTTTTTGCTTTCTTCATCGCTATTAGGTGTTTTATCTCAGCGCTTAGTACGTACGTTGTGCAACAGCTGTAAAGAAGGGCATGTGGCAGACGAACGTGAATGTCAGCTTTTAGGTGTACCATTTGAGAGCAAGCCAACGATTTACCGTGCAATAGGCTGTGAAGAATGTAACTTTAATGGTTACAAAGGTCGTACTGGTATACACGAGTTACTTGTTGTAGATGAAACAATACGAGAAATGATCCACAACGGTAAAGGCGAGCAAAGCGTAGAAAAATACATTCGCACTCATAGCCCAAGCATTCGCCAAGATGGTTGCAGCCGTGTGCTTGCAGGAAAAACCACGCTTGAAGAAGTGCTGCGTGTTACCCGTGAGGAAGGCTAA
- the gspD gene encoding type II secretion system secretin GspD: MVQVLHLTKIKKGLAKYAALFLAASISLSVSAVEYAANFKGTDINEFINIVGKNLNKTVIIDPNVRGKVNVRSYELMDEDLYYQFFLNVLEVYGYSAVEMDNGIIKVEKSSDAKKSNVPLITENSSASGDMMITRVVRVKNVSVQELGPLVRQFSDQKDGGHVANFNAANVMMLTGHAASVNRLVEIIRSVDQAGDKRVDIVKLKYATADDVVSVVENIYKDSGKGSVPEFLIPKVVADGRTNSVIVSGEGQARTRAIELIKRLDGELESQGNTKVFYLNYAKSEDLVKVLQGVSKTLTEEAQGSATKTRSRSNNETSIEAHPESNSLIITAQPDTMRSLESVIERLDIRRAQVLVEAIIIEVMEGDGVNLGLQWISEQGGMLQFNNGTTVPVGSLAVAAEQAADQTVTKTIIGTESGTVTPYTETTEGDYGPLASLLSGINGLALGVIKNDWGAIIQAVATDTNSNILATPSITTMDNEEASILVGQEVPIITGSQTGTNNSNPFQTVERQEVGIKLIVTPQINDGSAVQLTIEQEVSSVSGATAVDISVNKRAIKTTVIADDGGMVVLGGLIDEDVQESVSKVPLLGDIPVLGHLFRSTNTTRRKRNLIVFIRPTIIRDGVSMNKLSFNKYNFIRGEQTKQQEDGIDLMPMTDTPVLPEWNDELVLPPTYEEHLRKQNAQERKDD; this comes from the coding sequence ATGGTTCAGGTGCTACACCTCACAAAAATTAAAAAAGGGTTAGCTAAGTACGCAGCACTTTTTTTGGCGGCAAGTATTTCTTTGTCTGTTTCTGCAGTTGAATATGCAGCAAACTTTAAGGGAACTGATATCAACGAGTTTATTAATATTGTTGGTAAAAACCTTAATAAAACGGTGATTATAGATCCCAACGTACGTGGCAAAGTGAATGTACGTAGCTATGAGTTAATGGATGAAGATCTTTACTATCAATTCTTTTTAAATGTATTAGAAGTTTACGGCTATTCAGCTGTTGAAATGGATAATGGCATCATTAAGGTAGAAAAAAGTTCTGATGCTAAAAAATCGAATGTGCCACTAATTACCGAAAACAGTTCTGCATCGGGCGATATGATGATTACCCGCGTGGTGCGCGTAAAAAATGTAAGCGTGCAAGAACTAGGACCATTAGTTCGTCAATTTAGCGATCAAAAAGATGGTGGCCATGTTGCTAACTTTAATGCTGCAAACGTAATGATGTTGACTGGCCATGCTGCATCAGTAAACCGCTTAGTGGAAATTATTCGCTCAGTTGACCAAGCCGGTGATAAGCGTGTTGATATTGTAAAGCTTAAATACGCAACGGCTGATGATGTTGTCTCTGTGGTAGAGAATATATATAAAGATAGTGGCAAAGGAAGCGTACCAGAATTTTTGATTCCTAAAGTCGTAGCCGACGGCCGTACCAATAGCGTAATTGTAAGTGGTGAAGGGCAAGCCCGCACACGTGCAATTGAATTGATTAAGCGCCTTGATGGTGAGCTTGAAAGCCAAGGCAACACTAAGGTGTTTTATTTAAACTATGCCAAATCGGAAGACTTAGTTAAGGTTCTTCAGGGTGTAAGTAAAACGTTAACCGAGGAAGCTCAAGGTAGCGCAACTAAAACGCGTTCGCGTAGTAACAACGAAACCAGCATTGAGGCACACCCAGAGTCTAATTCACTAATCATCACAGCACAGCCCGATACTATGCGTTCATTAGAGTCAGTTATTGAACGATTAGATATTCGTCGTGCACAAGTATTAGTTGAAGCAATTATTATTGAAGTAATGGAAGGTGATGGCGTTAATTTAGGCTTGCAGTGGATTTCAGAGCAAGGCGGCATGCTGCAGTTTAATAACGGTACAACAGTACCTGTTGGGTCGTTAGCTGTTGCAGCAGAACAAGCTGCAGATCAAACAGTAACTAAAACAATTATTGGTACAGAGTCTGGCACGGTTACACCTTACACAGAAACGACAGAAGGTGACTACGGGCCGCTTGCATCATTACTTAGTGGTATTAATGGCTTGGCACTGGGCGTTATAAAAAACGACTGGGGCGCAATTATTCAGGCTGTAGCAACCGACACTAACTCAAATATTTTGGCAACGCCTTCAATTACCACTATGGATAACGAAGAAGCCTCTATTTTAGTGGGTCAAGAAGTACCTATTATTACCGGATCTCAAACAGGCACTAACAATAGCAACCCATTTCAAACGGTTGAGCGTCAAGAAGTGGGTATTAAACTTATTGTAACGCCACAAATTAACGATGGCTCAGCGGTACAGCTAACCATTGAGCAAGAGGTATCGAGTGTAAGTGGTGCAACTGCGGTTGATATTTCAGTGAACAAACGCGCTATTAAGACAACGGTTATTGCCGATGATGGCGGTATGGTTGTTTTAGGTGGCTTAATAGACGAAGACGTTCAAGAAAGTGTATCTAAAGTTCCATTATTAGGTGATATTCCTGTTTTAGGGCACCTATTTAGGTCAACAAACACGACTCGCCGTAAGCGTAACTTAATTGTATTTATCCGCCCAACGATCATCCGTGATGGGGTGAGCATGAATAAGTTAAGTTTTAACAAGTATAATTTTATTCGTGGTGAGCAAACTAAGCAGCAAGAAGATGGTATTGATCTAATGCCAATGACCGATACCCCAGTACTACCAGAGTGGAATGATGAGCTAGTGCTTCCGCCAACTTATGAAGAGCATTTACGTAAACAAAATGCACAAGAGCGTAAAGATGACTAA
- the gspC gene encoding type II secretion system protein GspC, producing the protein MEQQIQQLKHILTRLPHAKLSALVTLLVVVYLAFLLSKLVWLLWPQPQVSLLSPTQFATQSSGTSNNSAQRIVEQFLFGKKTVTNSANTAKQSQIINDAPETRLSINLTGIVAVSNDDKAGVAIIESQGKQVSYLVDEVISGTRAKVAQILPDRVILSVNARFETLMLDGLDFTKTVSMPVLAAKDEQEMGPQRLDDSEEQINATADPEVKEAIIETREELLEEPGKLFDYIRVSQAMSEGELIGYRLSPGKEPTLFKQMGLKNNDLAVSINGYQLTDLKQAMSAINELRNSTDATITIERDGEQIDVQFSLQ; encoded by the coding sequence ATGGAACAGCAAATCCAACAGCTAAAACACATTTTAACTCGATTACCGCATGCTAAATTAAGTGCGTTAGTCACGCTATTAGTTGTTGTTTACCTTGCATTTTTATTATCAAAATTGGTTTGGCTTTTATGGCCTCAACCTCAGGTATCTTTACTTAGTCCTACTCAGTTTGCCACACAGTCATCGGGAACAAGTAATAATTCGGCACAACGCATTGTTGAGCAGTTTTTGTTTGGTAAAAAAACGGTAACAAACAGCGCTAATACTGCAAAACAATCACAAATTATTAATGATGCCCCTGAAACACGTTTAAGTATTAACTTAACAGGCATAGTAGCTGTAAGTAATGATGATAAAGCAGGCGTTGCAATTATTGAGTCACAGGGCAAGCAGGTTAGCTACCTTGTCGATGAAGTCATATCTGGGACGCGCGCAAAAGTAGCGCAAATACTTCCTGACCGTGTCATTTTAAGTGTAAATGCTCGGTTTGAAACGCTAATGCTTGATGGACTCGATTTCACCAAAACAGTCTCTATGCCGGTGCTCGCTGCAAAAGATGAGCAAGAAATGGGGCCGCAACGATTAGATGATAGTGAAGAACAAATAAATGCGACTGCAGACCCAGAAGTAAAAGAAGCCATTATAGAAACACGTGAAGAATTATTAGAAGAACCCGGTAAGCTTTTTGATTACATACGTGTATCTCAAGCAATGAGTGAAGGTGAGCTAATTGGTTACCGCTTAAGTCCGGGAAAAGAACCCACACTATTTAAGCAAATGGGATTAAAAAATAACGATTTAGCTGTTTCTATTAACGGCTATCAACTAACAGATTTAAAACAGGCCATGTCAGCCATAAACGAGCTGCGCAATAGCACCGATGCTACTATCACTATTGAGCGTGATGGTGAGCAAATAGATGTGCAATTTAGCCTGCAATAA
- the hslR gene encoding ribosome-associated heat shock protein Hsp15: protein MSKKSNSNKDSDLIDNLKVRLDKWLWAARFYKTRAIAREMVQGGKVHYNGQRTKASKIVEVGAIVKLAQGVDEKIVTITKVLEKRQSAPIAQTLYQESDASIAKREENSIARKNNSFFAPHPDKKPDKKQRRELLKMKSS, encoded by the coding sequence ATGAGCAAAAAAAGCAATAGTAATAAAGACTCTGACCTCATAGATAACCTAAAAGTTCGATTAGATAAGTGGTTATGGGCAGCACGCTTTTATAAAACACGTGCGATAGCAAGGGAAATGGTACAAGGCGGTAAAGTGCATTATAATGGACAGCGAACAAAGGCGAGTAAAATAGTCGAAGTTGGTGCGATAGTGAAACTCGCTCAAGGTGTAGATGAAAAAATCGTAACCATAACGAAAGTGCTTGAAAAACGACAAAGCGCCCCCATTGCTCAGACCTTGTACCAAGAATCTGATGCTAGTATCGCCAAACGCGAAGAAAACAGCATCGCACGTAAAAATAATAGCTTTTTTGCTCCTCATCCGGATAAAAAACCCGATAAAAAGCAAAGACGCGAACTTTTAAAAATGAAATCAAGTTAG
- the hslO gene encoding Hsp33 family molecular chaperone HslO, producing MQQDLLHRYLFNKLDVRGELVQIESAYNEMIANHNYPAPVKALLGELLVATCLLTATLKFEGEIAVQLQGDGPVKYAVINGDDKQNMRGIARLQNEVTGSTVKELIGNGYMVITITPDKGERYQGIVPLEHDTLSECIESYFEQSEQLKTRLWFATNTTEGSAKACGLFLQVLPVDKQKSIEDFTHLEALSNTIKDEELLNLDANTILTRLYHEDNPRVFEPQSIRFKCGCSRDKTITALVNVGQQELLDDVAENGSVNINCHYCLKEYTFNEQDIKSIFN from the coding sequence ATGCAACAAGATTTACTTCACCGTTATTTATTCAACAAACTAGATGTTCGTGGCGAACTCGTTCAAATTGAGAGTGCCTACAATGAAATGATTGCAAACCATAATTACCCAGCACCTGTAAAAGCATTACTAGGTGAGCTATTGGTCGCTACTTGCTTACTTACAGCTACATTAAAATTTGAAGGTGAAATAGCCGTGCAACTGCAAGGTGACGGACCCGTTAAATATGCAGTAATAAATGGTGATGATAAGCAAAATATGCGTGGTATTGCTCGTCTACAAAATGAAGTGACAGGCAGTACTGTCAAAGAACTAATCGGTAATGGCTATATGGTTATTACTATTACGCCAGATAAAGGTGAGCGCTACCAAGGTATAGTCCCTCTAGAGCATGACACTCTAAGTGAGTGTATTGAAAGTTACTTTGAGCAATCAGAGCAGTTAAAAACTCGTTTATGGTTTGCAACCAATACAACCGAAGGCAGTGCAAAGGCATGTGGTTTATTTTTACAGGTACTGCCTGTTGATAAACAGAAGTCAATTGAAGACTTCACCCACCTAGAAGCACTCAGCAATACAATAAAAGATGAAGAGTTATTAAATCTTGATGCAAATACAATCTTAACTCGTTTGTACCATGAAGATAATCCACGTGTTTTTGAACCACAAAGCATACGTTTCAAATGTGGCTGTAGTCGTGACAAAACAATCACCGCATTAGTTAATGTAGGACAACAAGAACTACTCGATGATGTAGCAGAAAACGGCAGTGTTAATATCAACTGTCATTACTGCTTAAAAGAATATACGTTTAATGAGCAAGACATTAAGAGTATTTTCAACTAA